The DNA window CCGTCCCCCTAGGGGAATCCACCGTTTACATCCACTACTGGAAAGACGCCCTAGAACGCGCCAATTTAACGGCAAACGAGCTACCCTCCGACTGGAACGCCTTCTGGAATTACTGGGAGCGATCGCAACAAAACCTCCTCGCCCTAGGAGAACCGAAAATGTACGGCGTTGGTCTGTGCATGTCTGCCTTGGGCACCGATACATCCTGGGGCTTTGAACAATTTTTAGAAGCCTATAACGCCCGTTTATTAGATGAAAACGGACAACTTTTAATCGATCGTCCCGAAGTCCGTTCCGGAATTATCGCCGCCCTAGAACAATACGCCCGCTTTTATCAACAGGGTTACGTGCCCCCAGAGGCAACTGAATGGCGAGATTCCAGCAATAATATCAGTTTTCTAGATAGCGACATTGTAATGACAGCCAATAGTACGCTATCAATTCCCCTCACTCAACAGCATCCCCCCAACCCTTATAATCAAAAATCCAACGATCTCTACTTTAATAAAATTGCAACGACCCACTGGCCCCTCAAACCCGATGGTCGTCCTTTACCTTCTATTTTAAGTATTAAACAAGCCGTTGTTTTTGCCGCTTCCCCCCACCAAGAAGCGGCATTTAGCTTTCTATCTTATTTACTACAACCTGAAAATCTCAATCAACTTTTAGTTGTGGGTAATAAAGGGCGATTTCTCCCCGTCATGATCGACCTACTCGAAAACGAATTTTGGAATAACCCGAACGATCCGCACCTAACGGCCGCGACTGAAATTATTAACCAACCGACTCGCGCCTCTTACCCGGTGTACCATCCCGC is part of the Desertifilum tharense IPPAS B-1220 genome and encodes:
- a CDS encoding ABC transporter substrate-binding protein — protein: MPKSLFKLVAIALCVFGLITCTQNFSINSVGVNSASAQTSEFQIWWSQGFLPEENEMISQLVSQWEQATGLKAHLTLLPSNILIEETQKALDIGRPPDIVFSPDGDTNLFPKLAWNNQLADVTPILAPLKSQFAPISLEAVSYQNKTTQKRSYYAVPLGESTVYIHYWKDALERANLTANELPSDWNAFWNYWERSQQNLLALGEPKMYGVGLCMSALGTDTSWGFEQFLEAYNARLLDENGQLLIDRPEVRSGIIAALEQYARFYQQGYVPPEATEWRDSSNNISFLDSDIVMTANSTLSIPLTQQHPPNPYNQKSNDLYFNKIATTHWPLKPDGRPLPSILSIKQAVVFAASPHQEAAFSFLSYLLQPENLNQLLVVGNKGRFLPVMIDLLENEFWNNPNDPHLTAATEIINQPTRASYPVYHPAYSQVISQNLWAKALLEIVNQKATPEAAADRTIAEIKTLFANWQ